DNA sequence from the Desulfuromonas thiophila genome:
TACCGTTGAGGGCGATTATGCCTACGGCTGGCTGCGGCCGGAGATGGGCATTCACCGGCTGGTGCGCATTTCTCCCTTTGACGCCGCCTCCAAGCGCCACACCTCGTTCTGCTCGGTGTTTGTCTTTCCTCAGCTCGATGACAGCATTGAGGTCGATCTGCAGGAAAAAGACATCAAGATCGATACCTTTCGCGCCAGTGGCGCCGGTGGTCAGCACATCAACAAGACCGATTCGGCCATCCGCATCACCCATCTGCCGACGGGTATTGTGGTGGCCTGCCAGAGCCAGCGTTCCCAGCACAACAACAAGGCCGAGGCGTTGCGCCAGCTCAAGGCGCGACTGTACGAAATGGAGATGGAGAAGAAGCAGGAACAGGCCAATGCCCTTACCGGCGAGAAGAAGGAAATCGCCTGGGGCAGCCAGATCCGTTCCTATGTGCTGCATCCCTATCGCATGGTCAAGGATCATCGCACCGGCCATGAGGTCGGCAATACCGACGCCGTGCTTGACGGCGATATCGAGGATTTTATCGTCGCCTATCTGCTGGCCCGCTGATCCGGCGGCTGGCAGGGTGCGTCGCAGGGATTGCTGGCTGCAGACGCGCCCGCCAAAGAAAAGATGGTGGCGCAAAAACGCGTCAACGGCGGTGCTGCCGCCCTTGTTTCGTGGCTTCGACGGACGTTGCTTTCGCCGCGTTGCTCAAGCACTGGCCCGCCTTGCCTTTGCCGCTTTTTGCCTGGCCATCCAACGCGATGCGGTTTGTCAAAGCATCAAGGAAAGGAAATGCATCCCATGGAAGAACTCAACGAACAGGTAGCCCAGCGGCTGGCCAAGGCCGAGCAATTGCGGGACGAGGGAATCAACCCCTACGCCAACGATTTCAGGGTCGAACATCTGGCTGCCGAGGTGCAGCAACGCCATGCCGAGGATGACGGCGCGGCGCTGGAGCAGGCTGACCTGTCCTATGTGCTGGCTGGCCGCGTCATGGCGCGGCGTGATTTCGGCAAGGCCGCTTTTGTGCAGTTGCAGGACCGCAGTGGCCGACTGCAGATCTATCTGGCCAAAAACCAGCTGGGTGAAGCCGGTTTTGCCCTGTACCAGCGTCTCGATATCGGTGACATCATCGGTGTGGTTGGCGTGCCGTTCCGTACCAAGACCGGCGAATTGTCGCTGCGGGTCGATCAGCTGCGGCTGCTGACCAAGGCGCTGCAGCCACTGCCGGAAAAATGGCACGGTCTGACCGATGTCGAAACCCGCTATCGCCAGCGCTATCTCGATCTGATCGTCAATCCGCAGGTCAAGGAGGTGTTCCGCAAGCGCAGCCAGATCATCGGCCTGATCCGCAGCTTCATGCAGCAGCGCGATTTTCTGGAGGTGGAAACACCGATGATGCAGCCGCTGGCCGGCGGCGCCACGGCACGGCCCTTCGTTACCCACCACAACACCCTGAAGATGGATCTGTTCCTGCGCATCGCGCCGGAGCTGTATCTCAAGCGGCTGGTGGTGGGCGGTTTCGAGCGGGTGTTTGAAATCAATCGCAACTTCCGCAATGAGGGCATCTCCATCCAGCATAACCCTGAATTTACCATGATGGAGTTTTATCAGGCCTACGCTACCTACCATGATCTGATGGACCTGACCGAAGAGTTGATCTGTCAGGTGGCCCGCCAGGTCTGTGGCGGGCTGGTGATTCCCTATGGCGGCAAGACGGTCGATTTGACCCCGCCCTGGGATCGGCTGACGGTCAAGGAAGCCATCCTCAAATATGGCGATATCCGTGCCGCTGAGCTGGATGACCCGGCAACGGCGCTGGCCTACGCCCGTCGGCTGGGGCTGGAGCTTGCCGAGCCCATCGGATATGGCAAGCTGCTGACTGAACTGTTTGACGCCGTGGCCGAACCCCGGCTGTGGCAGCCGACCTTCATTACCGAATACCCGACGGAGGTGTCGCCGCTGTCGCGCAAAAACGACCAGCGGCCGGAGGTGGTCGACCGCTTCGAACTGTTCATTGTCGGCCGCGAGCTGGCCAACGCCTTTTCCGAACTTAACGATCCGCTGGACCAGAAGGCCCGTTTTCTCAAGCAGCTGGAGGAAAAGGAGGCCGGTGACGAAGAGGCTCACGCCATGGACGAGGATTACATTCGCGCACTGGAATACGGTCTGCCGCCGACGGCGGGAGAGGGTATCGGCATCGACCGGCTGGTCATGCTGTTGACCGACAGCCCGTCGATCCGCGATGTCATTCTGTTCCCGCAATTGCGGCGGGAGCTGCGTTGAACCTCATGCGATACGGCCTGTTTGCGTGCTGGAGGGACGGTCGCTGATGCGCTACGAATGGCTCATCGCCCTGCGCTATCTGCGGGCCAAGCGCAAGCAGACCTTCATTTCGGTCATTTCGTTCATCTCGGTGGCCGGCGTGACCCTCGGGGTGGCGGCACTGATTCTGGTGCTGGCCATCATGACCGGCTTTCACGATGGCGTGCGCCAGCAGATTCTCGGCAACATTCCTCATGTGCTGGTACAGGCGCAGGACGATCGGGCGCGGGACTGGCCCGAGCTGGCCGAACGTTTGCGGCAGGCCGATCCGCGGGTTCGTGCGGTGGCGCCCTTTGTCAGTCAGCAGGTTATGCTGCTGGCCGGCGACCAGGTGACGGCGGTCAACCTCAAGGGGATTGACGCCGACAGCCGGGTTTTGCAGCAGGACTATCAGACTCTTGACGGCCGCTCCCTGGCGGAGCTGTTGTTGCAACCTGCGGGCCGCTATCCCGGTCTGGTATTGGCGGCGGACACCGCCGCCACCCTGGGTGTGGGGCTGGGCCAGCGTGTTGATGTCATCCCGCCCGATTTCAGCCTGACCCCTTTCGGTGTGATCCCCAAGATTCGCCCCTTCGAGGTGGTGGCTATCGCCCGCCAGCGCGGTGGTTTTCTCGAT
Encoded proteins:
- the lysS gene encoding lysine--tRNA ligase is translated as MEELNEQVAQRLAKAEQLRDEGINPYANDFRVEHLAAEVQQRHAEDDGAALEQADLSYVLAGRVMARRDFGKAAFVQLQDRSGRLQIYLAKNQLGEAGFALYQRLDIGDIIGVVGVPFRTKTGELSLRVDQLRLLTKALQPLPEKWHGLTDVETRYRQRYLDLIVNPQVKEVFRKRSQIIGLIRSFMQQRDFLEVETPMMQPLAGGATARPFVTHHNTLKMDLFLRIAPELYLKRLVVGGFERVFEINRNFRNEGISIQHNPEFTMMEFYQAYATYHDLMDLTEELICQVARQVCGGLVIPYGGKTVDLTPPWDRLTVKEAILKYGDIRAAELDDPATALAYARRLGLELAEPIGYGKLLTELFDAVAEPRLWQPTFITEYPTEVSPLSRKNDQRPEVVDRFELFIVGRELANAFSELNDPLDQKARFLKQLEEKEAGDEEAHAMDEDYIRALEYGLPPTAGEGIGIDRLVMLLTDSPSIRDVILFPQLRRELR
- the prfB gene encoding peptide chain release factor 2 (programmed frameshift) produces the protein MFREEHEQMDQLQTKLDELRRYLDLDGKRERIAELEAEIARPDFWNQGDLAQERLKERTGLHKQVDGWDKASAALEEARLLVELGEEERDESVRQEVSANLAQLRRQVDAMEFARMLSGPHDANDAIFSINAGAGGTEAQDWADMLLRLYLRFCEKKGFKTTITDYQPGDDAGIKSVTFTVEGDYAYGWLRPEMGIHRLVRISPFDAASKRHTSFCSVFVFPQLDDSIEVDLQEKDIKIDTFRASGAGGQHINKTDSAIRITHLPTGIVVACQSQRSQHNNKAEALRQLKARLYEMEMEKKQEQANALTGEKKEIAWGSQIRSYVLHPYRMVKDHRTGHEVGNTDAVLDGDIEDFIVAYLLAR